A single Dermacentor albipictus isolate Rhodes 1998 colony chromosome 3, USDA_Dalb.pri_finalv2, whole genome shotgun sequence DNA region contains:
- the LOC139057795 gene encoding protein YkfC-like, whose protein sequence is MVGFRPALSTQDAMLLIKRQIIDEDTRDTRGILALDLSKAFDNISHRFVLNAISDLGLGPRFHAYVSSFLRDLEATVKIGQIKSKEFTLGARGTPGGAVISPLLFNIAMKGLSDRLATIRGTGHALYADDMTVWCMGGSDAAVERALQEALDITEHLLLDTGLSLSPTKSELLWHRPT, encoded by the coding sequence atggtcggctttcggccggcactctccacacaggacgccatgttacttataaagaggcaaatcattgatgaGGACACTAGAGACACACGGGGCATCCTTGCTCTggacttgtccaaggcttttgataacatctcgcaccggttcgtgCTAAACGCCATCTCAGACCTGGGtctggggccacgattccatgcgtacgttagctccttcctgAGGGATCTAgaggccactgtcaaaatagggcaaatcaaatccaaagaatttacattgggagcgagaggcaccccgggaggggcggtcatctctccaCTACTGttcaacatcgccatgaagggcctctcggacagactggccacaataagaggaacgggtcacgccctctacgcggatgatatgACCGTGTGGTGCATGGGAGGGTCTGACGCGGCAGTTGAGAGggcgctccaagaggcgctcgacatcacagaacacttgctactagacacgggcctgagtctgtcaccaaccaagtccgaactaCTATGGCATAGGCCCACCTGA